The stretch of DNA ttctagatatatttgtaaataaaataagataaaagtgtAAAATAATATGTACAGAGTATGAAGCTTATAGATAGCACagctctttattttttattatctttttaagtatttttttaaaatctttatctattaagaaaaaaattttaaaaaaaatataattttattaatagtcacttctttaactattaagtaaaataaaaaattaaaaaaaaatcaaatataaaatgagtagtaaatgAATAATAAGAGGGCTGTaactctattattttctttcttttatttgttctaTAGGAGTGagaaaatcatattctaacCAAATTGATTCGTCTGTatttacaaatgagatgagatattgaattgaaattaaagttaaaagttaaataaaatattattaaaatatatatttttaatattatttttattttaaaatttaaaaaaattgaattatttattttattttatttaaaaaaaattataataattaaattaaataagtaaaaaaaaaattgtgaaaacagACGATAGCCTAGATGTATGCACATGCACTGATGCAATTTTCCCCTGATTTTACATTTCTTGATCTGGCCCGAGAGTCTGGTCGATGCATGGTCCCGCATTTATTTCTATGCACTCGTATCTTGTCAGCATACCACTTTTACAATACCGCCGTTCGTGCTGaaaatatacacaaaatttcTGGACTTATATTGCAGATAATTGAAAATCAATGAATGGGATAGAATCAGATCCGAGGCTACccaaagaaaggagaaagaatATATGGATTTTCATTATAGCAATAGTATCGTCATGTGTGTGAACTTCAATGACAGGTGAAACTTCTACAGCGTATACAAATGtcagaaaaaaagataaaaatttcaaatgtcCTGATCTCAATCCAGCCATCAATCCCTCCTGCTTGCCAGTGGAACCACCTCGGCCAGAGGTGTTGAGAGGGGTGTTGGCATTGGAGATGTTCTACAAACCGGACAGGTGGGGTGCAGACGCAGCCACGGGTCAACACACTTGAGGTGGAAGAGATGCCCACAATCAGGCAGCAGCCGGAGCATATCGCTACTCTTGTAATCTGCTAAACATATGGAGCAGCATGTTGCTGTGGAATCTTTCTTCTTGATCTTAGCCTCGGAGTAGAGCAGCTTTGGATAACTCAGGATGGTGGCCTCATCCAGCCCAACATCGACAACATAGTTTTGTGATTCGATTACCTGATGAGCAGTCCACCGACTTCTTGCCGGTTCTGTTGGTTGGTCTGCCCTGGTGCAGTAAAAAGAAGCCAGGGTGATGGTCGTGATAAGCAGGAGGATTCCGATCGAAATTCCGATGCCATAGCCTAATCCTCCGATGTTGTCGAGAAGTCCACCTGATCCTGCTGTGCTGTTCATCTCCTTGAGGAGTACTCAGGAATTACCGATTTTGGGAGATAATAGGACTAGTGACTTGGTCAGCCATGGCCAGGCCATGACGCAAGAAAAATGGCTATTTAGGATTAGTGTTAAAAAAAGTCAACGGATgctgcatgagagagagagagagagagagagattattggCTGAGTATTTAATCAAaagttggtttattttgtttgcaAGTAAACTAAAGAGGGAAGCCAAATGGGGGCAATACATGTGTTTGCATTATACTCATCTCTACGTTAGATTACGAAGAAAATCTGTCTGCAAGTGTGATTTGGGTGATCGGAGGTCAACGGATCTCATCATCCTTTTACAAGATTACTCTTGGTGTTTGATGTCTTTATTTCAAACAAGCATTTATATTTCATATCTGTCTCTCTCATCTGAGTTACAACGCACATTCGATGCATTGCAAGCTTGATGTTTaacactaatttattagaatGAGGCAAGGTAAAGGCAATATTTTATGTGTATGGATCGAAACTAGGAGAATGAAGAGGCCCCTTCTTTACTCTGTTTATGTCGTGTTGCATTATGCTTCAGTTTTGCCGCCACGATCACGAAGTTTGTGTCACCAGTTTCCACCTATTTACTTACCATTTATGTATTATTAAATCCcacattttaaatagttttatatttatatttatattaggaATGAGTTTTGAACGCCATCTGTATCTAGGTGTGTGCCGTATTATATACTTAAAGGCAGATGGGCTATTTTTCTTTGAGACAGGTAATGTAGTTGGTGGTCAACTTGTTATTATTGTGCATTTATCACTTCCTTCATGTATCATAGCATTCTACACAGTTAGCTGGCTCTACGAGGGGTTGGTTGGTTGATCCTTAATCAAAGGATGCAACTCTTGTATTTAAAATTGATACACTCTTTTAGAGCcgatttggattgagagatcatctcaatttatcttattattatttactattattcataaatcatctcaacttatattattattattcactattattcacaaatcatctcaactcatctcatcacatctctcaatccaaacagatTTTGTTAAGTCCCTAAAATTTAGGatatgtttggatatttaggatgagtaatattaggtacaagtctcaaatagacaagtctcatataaatattttgtaaaaaagtggatttcattaatgaataataattttttttacactttttgtTAGGTGtgatccatttttttacaaaggttTGTATGTGGTTGGTgtatctatttgagacttgtacaaaatatttctcatttaggATATTTCAATATATCTATTAATAGTAGTGTAATAGTTTGAATCAAGATAttgtattgagttttgagaaaagagagaaaaaaattaaataaaatattataaaattatttgaatatcatttcttaatataatttttattttaaaattaaaaaaatagtattattttttgtgttttatttaggagtttatgaaaattgtaatgattacataaaaacctaaagaaaaatattgagaatactTAAAGAACAATTATATTGTcactttatatgtattttatttataagtaactATAGAAGACACACCTTATAAGTTTAAATTATAACATTTGCAAGCGTGAAGAATTAGAGTTGGAATATCTtagatttttgtgaataataataagattgtttaaattaaaatattttattgagttttgaaaaatgataaaaaaaaaactgaataaaagtattataaaattaacaaattgtttaaatattatttttattttaaagtttgaaaaagttatactgatttttttgttttgttttgaaatttgtaaaaaattgtaatgatagttgaaaaagttaaagttttgaaattaaaaagtattttgtatttaaatattgtctgaaaagaaaattgtgagaaattttgagaatttctcatttcatctgattATCGAACGTACCAGAATTCTCAAGgctaaaattcatataaatacacGGTAAAAAATTCTGGTACCATTTGCCAACTTTGCAGACGCAGCACTAGATCATACCTCTAACTGTTCCGGCtctcttaagaaaaaattgTACTCCTCCCCAACTCCAGAGGATCAAAGAACCGAAGGCATTCACGACCGGCCATGGCGACGACGTCGTTTATGACGATTACTATGATGGCGATGGCGGCGGTTTTCGTTGGAGCGAGCGACAACAACCGGATACACTCGCCGTGCTCGGACACGACGGTGGCAAGGTCCGACGGGTTCACTTTCGCGATCGCGTTCGCGTCGAGGAACTCGTTCCTCTACAACAGCCCCCTCCAGCTGTCCCCCTGTGACAGCAGGCTTCACCTTTCCTCCAAGTCTCAGATCGCGCTCTTCAGGCCCAAGGTCGACGAGATCTCACTCCTCACCGTCAACTCCTCCTCCTTCACTCCGGTTAGCCcgcccccctctctctctcttcctccctccctccctccctccctccacgGTTACTTGAAGGGATGATCTTGTTTCGCCATGATAATTGATATGGTGTTCTGAGCCGTTGAAATTCATTTTCGAAACAATTTGATATACGTGAGCAATGAAATTGACGTGTTTAGACTTGAGGACTCCGATCTTATTCCACGGCCTTAATTTTGTGCTAGAAACACGGTCTTATAATGGGTTTGATATGTAAATATTACTTGGCTTATGTTACTCAGCCTTGGTTTTGTGCCAGAGAATTATGTTTCATTTCAAATCTCGCAATGCTTCATTGAGAAATATCAAGCCCTCCTCTCTCTTTgaggaaaatgttatttttttgctactcataaaaaaaaatgtcatttgaaGTTCTCTGTTTTCATCCTTTACTAGGAACTTACGGTACCGGTCATGTTGTTATAGTGACtccctctttttttgttttttccagtATGTAGAGTTCAGACGCTTCCTTAGCCATATTGGGCTtgagttttagaatttttctttgatttgatTTCATAACAAGCGTGTAGTgaatgatgagaaaatggaGTACTGGAGTGGGATTGATTGTTTGCTCTATTTCGAAGTTAAAAGTATGTAGTGAATTTGTTGAATTGAGTTTGTGTTGTCCAAACAAAAGTTTTACACTTTCTTGATatgtttttttccatttttttaaggaaGTACCTTCTTGGGCTTACTTGGAAAAATGGATCAGATGATTTTCACTTTTCCCCTTGATTGACTGATATAGTATTGTTACTAGTAGTTGGTTAATCAATTTTATTCCTTATCCTCAATATGTTCACTTGTATATGTAATATCTTTATTTCACTTGTAATGTTTCTTCTGCCTTTAACAGGACTCTTATGGGTATATGGTTGCATTTGCGGGTCGAAAATATGCTGCAAGGTCTGTTCCTACGTTTGTTGCAAATAGTT from Juglans regia cultivar Chandler chromosome 4, Walnut 2.0, whole genome shotgun sequence encodes:
- the LOC109013615 gene encoding RING-H2 finger protein ATL70-like → MNSTAGSGGLLDNIGGLGYGIGISIGILLLITTITLASFYCTRADQPTEPARSRWTAHQVIESQNYVVDVGLDEATILSYPKLLYSEAKIKKKDSTATCCSICLADYKSSDMLRLLPDCGHLFHLKCVDPWLRLHPTCPVCRTSPMPTPLSTPLAEVVPLASRRD
- the LOC109013515 gene encoding uncharacterized protein LOC109013515, whose amino-acid sequence is MATTSFMTITMMAMAAVFVGASDNNRIHSPCSDTTVARSDGFTFAIAFASRNSFLYNSPLQLSPCDSRLHLSSKSQIALFRPKVDEISLLTVNSSSFTPDSYGYMVAFAGRKYAARSVPTFVANSSYTVTSFTLVLEFQKGRLQNLYWKRDGCSKCSGNSNFVCLNNQHCAIKTSSCKNHGSTVDCSLGIQLAFSGTDKHLSALNSWYEVEKLRQYSLYGLYSNLKDSLTSQYNKIF